One window from the genome of Paraclostridium sordellii encodes:
- a CDS encoding Cof-type HAD-IIB family hydrolase gives MKKLLASDIDGTLYVNQKIHNKSLDYIKKFREQGNIFLLCTGRNFGGVKHLFEEYDIEVDGFVLCNGAIVLDKELNTIHNTSIDDETIKALFEEAKDNSIYNFYFADGENLYIIDGYNSHPIISSADMTNKMNIIKIKESDFYKNSYCANIVGIDIKDECINKANDKKVDIEKKFFEKVSVYRNLSFIDIVPKNTSKGEGINKVLNKFGVKEDNVFVIGDSWNDLSMFEKYKNSYTFSYSEESLKVHAKNIVDNFYDCIEDAIK, from the coding sequence ATGAAAAAATTATTAGCATCTGATATAGATGGCACTCTTTATGTAAATCAGAAGATACATAATAAAAGCTTAGATTACATAAAGAAATTTAGAGAACAAGGTAATATATTTTTATTATGTACAGGACGTAACTTTGGAGGAGTAAAACATTTATTTGAAGAATATGACATTGAAGTAGATGGGTTTGTTTTATGTAATGGTGCTATAGTTTTAGATAAAGAATTAAATACTATACATAATACAAGTATAGATGATGAGACTATAAAAGCTTTATTTGAAGAAGCAAAAGACAATTCTATATACAATTTTTATTTTGCTGATGGAGAAAACTTATATATTATAGATGGGTATAATTCTCATCCAATTATAAGTTCGGCAGATATGACTAATAAAATGAATATTATAAAAATAAAAGAGTCAGATTTTTATAAAAATAGTTACTGTGCAAATATAGTTGGAATAGATATTAAAGATGAATGTATAAATAAAGCTAATGACAAAAAGGTAGATATAGAGAAGAAGTTTTTTGAAAAGGTATCTGTTTATAGGAATTTATCTTTTATAGATATAGTTCCTAAGAATACTTCAAAGGGAGAAGGAATTAATAAGGTTTTGAATAAATTTGGAGTAAAAGAAGATAACGTATTTGTAATAGGTGATTCATGGAATGACTTAAGTATGTTTGAAAAGTACAAAAACTCATATACCTTTAGTTACTCGGAGGAAAGTTTAAAAGTACATGCAAAAAATATAGTAGATAATTTTTATGATTGTATAGAAGATGCTATAAAATAA
- a CDS encoding methionyl aminopeptidase: MNLNRNDDCWCKSGKKYKKCHMEFDEKLKELKKQGYEVPSHDIIKNKEQIDKIKESAKINNEVLDLVAKNIKAGMSTEDINKIVHEYTVSKGAIPAPLGYGGFPKSLCTSINSEICHGIPSEDVILKDGDIINIDVSTIYDGYYSDASRMFMIGNVSDKAKKLVEVTKECLEAGIKAVKPWGHIGDIGAAIQEHAEKNGYSVVRDFGGHGIGLQFHEDPFVFHYGAKNEGMILVPGMIFTIEPMINEGTYELYIDAENEWTAYTDDGLLSAQWEHMILVTEDGVEILSK; encoded by the coding sequence ATGAATTTAAATAGAAATGATGATTGTTGGTGCAAAAGTGGTAAAAAGTATAAAAAGTGCCATATGGAATTTGATGAAAAATTAAAAGAATTAAAAAAACAAGGGTATGAAGTACCTAGTCATGATATTATAAAAAATAAAGAGCAAATAGATAAAATAAAAGAAAGTGCGAAAATAAATAATGAAGTATTAGATTTAGTAGCAAAGAATATAAAAGCAGGTATGAGCACAGAAGATATAAACAAAATTGTTCATGAATATACGGTTTCTAAAGGTGCTATTCCAGCTCCACTTGGATATGGAGGATTTCCAAAGAGTCTATGTACATCTATAAACTCAGAGATTTGCCATGGTATACCAAGTGAAGATGTAATTTTAAAAGATGGAGATATTATAAATATAGATGTATCAACTATATATGACGGATATTACTCAGATGCATCAAGAATGTTTATGATAGGTAATGTAAGTGATAAAGCTAAAAAATTAGTAGAAGTTACAAAAGAATGTTTAGAAGCTGGAATAAAAGCAGTTAAGCCTTGGGGACATATTGGAGACATAGGAGCAGCTATACAAGAACATGCAGAAAAGAATGGATATTCAGTAGTTAGAGATTTTGGGGGCCATGGAATAGGGCTACAATTCCATGAAGATCCATTTGTCTTCCATTATGGAGCTAAAAATGAAGGGATGATACTTGTTCCAGGAATGATATTTACTATAGAGCCTATGATAAACGAAGGTACATATGAACTATATATAGATGCAGAAAATGAGTGGACTGCATATACTGATGATGGATTATTATCAGCACAATGGGAGCATATGATTTTAGTTACAGAAGATGGAGTAGAAATATTATCTAAATAA
- a CDS encoding penicillin-binding transpeptidase domain-containing protein, with protein MKAYGKKVIIVNLLIILSVLLMVGCSSQSKVDKAFNEYVKYWENKDFEKMYSMLSSESKKNITKENFIEEYEKTYSLVKANDLEISKVDGIGTNEDFNIKVKMNTIAGKIDSSNAKMKITKDNGDYKVVWNESLILPQMEKGDKVGIETDEYRGKRGTIYDRNGKVLAGEGELKQIQINMNKFKDSDEGSSINQIANILDISSDYIKNKIDQNKNPDHAIDIVSLLPSQKEKIDSLVKIPGVQISTIKNTRIYNGGEAIGSLIGHIGNITKEQLKENKGKDYNEYSKIGIGGIEEVYESKLRAIDGGKVYILKPDGKKIVIAEKKAKNGEDVKLSIDLDLQQEIYKEMKGEKGASVANNPKTGEVLAMVSSPSFDPNSYVTYITKSEKQKWEDDSNAQLERRFKNAYSPGSVMKLVTASIGLDTKAIDPNEAIDIKGKDWDGITRVTDPGRPVNLKDATKFSDNIYFAKAALKIGGEDFVKGAKKFGIGEDIKFGYPIQKSQISNSGNLNDKPLLAATGYGQGQVLITPLDMTMIYSTLGNNGNIMMPKLDITKPSEPKIYQESIKKENLPTLIDCFSAVINDEEGTGHSAKINGVNIAGKTGTAEIKKSKDDQNGTENGWFAAVDTDQGKLAISMIIENVKDRGGSHIPTEMVKNVMEYYFNK; from the coding sequence ATGAAGGCATATGGTAAAAAAGTTATTATTGTAAATTTATTAATTATATTAAGTGTTTTATTAATGGTTGGGTGTTCATCGCAATCTAAAGTTGACAAAGCATTTAATGAATATGTTAAATATTGGGAAAATAAAGATTTTGAAAAAATGTATTCTATGTTATCATCTGAATCTAAGAAAAATATAACCAAAGAAAATTTTATAGAGGAATATGAAAAAACATATAGTTTAGTAAAAGCAAATGATTTAGAAATATCTAAAGTTGATGGCATAGGTACAAATGAAGATTTTAACATTAAAGTTAAGATGAATACTATTGCAGGGAAAATTGATTCATCTAATGCAAAAATGAAAATTACAAAAGACAATGGAGATTATAAGGTTGTATGGAATGAAAGTTTAATACTTCCTCAAATGGAAAAAGGGGATAAAGTTGGAATTGAAACTGATGAATATAGAGGAAAAAGAGGAACAATATATGATAGAAACGGTAAAGTACTGGCAGGCGAAGGTGAATTAAAACAAATACAAATCAATATGAATAAATTTAAAGATTCAGATGAAGGTAGTAGTATAAATCAAATAGCGAATATATTGGATATAAGTTCTGATTATATTAAAAATAAAATTGACCAAAATAAAAATCCAGATCATGCAATTGATATTGTCAGTTTACTACCTTCACAAAAAGAAAAAATTGATAGTTTAGTTAAGATACCTGGAGTTCAAATTTCTACCATAAAAAACACTCGAATTTATAATGGTGGAGAAGCTATAGGTAGCCTAATTGGTCATATTGGGAATATAACAAAAGAACAGCTTAAAGAAAATAAAGGAAAAGATTATAATGAGTATAGTAAAATTGGTATAGGTGGTATAGAAGAAGTTTATGAAAGTAAGTTAAGAGCTATAGATGGAGGAAAAGTATATATACTAAAACCAGATGGTAAAAAAATAGTTATAGCAGAGAAAAAAGCTAAAAATGGAGAAGATGTAAAATTATCAATAGATTTAGACTTACAACAAGAAATATATAAAGAAATGAAAGGTGAAAAAGGAGCTAGTGTTGCAAATAATCCAAAAACAGGAGAAGTTTTAGCTATGGTAAGTTCGCCATCATTTGATCCAAATAGTTACGTTACTTATATAACTAAGAGTGAAAAGCAAAAATGGGAAGATGATTCAAATGCTCAACTTGAAAGAAGATTTAAAAATGCATATTCACCAGGATCTGTTATGAAGCTTGTTACAGCATCTATAGGATTAGATACTAAAGCTATTGATCCAAATGAAGCTATAGATATAAAAGGAAAAGATTGGGATGGAATAACTAGAGTAACAGATCCAGGAAGACCTGTTAATTTAAAAGATGCAACTAAGTTTTCAGATAATATATACTTTGCAAAGGCTGCACTAAAAATAGGTGGAGAAGACTTTGTAAAAGGAGCTAAAAAGTTTGGTATAGGTGAGGATATAAAATTTGGATATCCTATACAAAAATCTCAGATATCAAATAGTGGAAATCTAAATGATAAACCATTACTTGCAGCTACAGGATATGGTCAAGGCCAGGTATTAATAACACCTTTAGATATGACTATGATTTATTCAACACTAGGGAATAATGGAAACATAATGATGCCTAAGTTAGATATAACTAAGCCTAGTGAACCTAAAATTTATCAAGAATCTATAAAAAAAGAAAACCTTCCTACACTTATAGATTGCTTCTCGGCTGTAATAAATGATGAAGAAGGAACAGGACATAGTGCTAAAATTAATGGAGTTAATATAGCAGGAAAAACTGGTACAGCTGAAATTAAAAAAAGTAAAGATGATCAAAATGGAACTGAAAATGGATGGTTTGCGGCAGTAGATACTGATCAAGGAAAATTAGCTATATCTATGATTATTGAAAATGTAAAGGATAGGGGTGGAAGTCACATACCAACTGAAATGGTTAAAAATGTGATGGAATATTATTTTAACAAATAA
- the gap gene encoding type I glyceraldehyde-3-phosphate dehydrogenase: MKTRVAINGFGRIGRMVLRIVEENGFDNFEIVAINARSDAKTLAHLFTYDSSYGIFRGKVEVDDNDNIVINDRKIKVLKENNPENLPWNELDVDIVIESTGKFTKREDAQKHIKAGAKKVIITAPGKNEDKTIVMGVNENEYDNSIHHIISNASCTTNCIAPVVKVLDEEFGIEKGLMTTIHAYTNDQQILDKTHKDLRRARSAGVSMIPTTTGAAKAVAKVLPDLEGKLNGFAVRVPTPSVSMVDLVCELSRDVTVEEINNAFEKASQRELNGILGYSELPLVSVDYKQTSDSSIVDGLSTMVNNGNLVKVVAWYDNEWGYSCRTVDLVAYVAKELLVSNKVSA, from the coding sequence ATGAAAACAAGAGTTGCAATAAATGGATTTGGAAGAATAGGAAGAATGGTTTTAAGAATAGTTGAAGAAAATGGATTTGATAATTTTGAAATAGTTGCCATAAATGCTAGAAGCGATGCAAAAACATTAGCTCATTTGTTTACTTACGATTCTTCATACGGTATATTTAGAGGAAAAGTAGAAGTAGATGATAATGATAATATAGTTATAAATGATAGAAAAATAAAAGTATTAAAAGAAAATAATCCTGAAAATTTACCTTGGAATGAATTAGATGTGGATATAGTTATAGAATCTACAGGTAAATTTACTAAAAGAGAAGATGCACAAAAGCATATAAAAGCTGGTGCTAAAAAAGTTATAATAACTGCACCAGGAAAAAATGAAGACAAGACTATTGTAATGGGAGTAAATGAAAATGAATATGACAATAGTATACATCATATAATATCTAATGCTTCTTGTACTACAAACTGTATTGCACCAGTAGTTAAAGTACTAGATGAAGAATTTGGTATAGAAAAAGGGTTAATGACAACTATACATGCATATACTAATGATCAACAAATACTAGATAAAACTCATAAAGATTTAAGAAGAGCAAGAAGTGCAGGTGTTTCAATGATACCAACAACAACAGGTGCAGCTAAAGCTGTTGCAAAAGTTTTACCAGACTTAGAAGGAAAATTAAATGGTTTTGCAGTTAGGGTTCCAACACCTAGTGTTTCTATGGTAGATTTAGTTTGTGAACTTAGTAGAGATGTTACGGTAGAAGAAATAAATAATGCATTTGAAAAAGCCTCACAAAGAGAACTAAATGGAATTTTAGGATACTCAGAATTACCTCTTGTATCAGTAGATTATAAACAAACATCAGACTCTTCTATAGTTGATGGGCTATCAACTATGGTTAACAATGGTAACTTAGTTAAAGTAGTTGCTTGGTATGATAATGAATGGGGATATTCATGTAGAACGGTAGACTTAGTTGCATATGTTGCAAAAGAACTTTTAGTTTCAAATAAAGTTAGTGCATAA
- a CDS encoding CBS domain-containing protein, whose protein sequence is MNILFFITPKSEVEYLYDYYTIKEAIDKIENNDYTSIPVINEKGQYEFTITEGDLLWKIKSNYENKKRGDKVEVIETLTIKDIDKYNDYKTVSANSNMENLITLATNQNFIPVVDDQNIFIGIIKRSDIIAYFNEKLNLEKSLKIS, encoded by the coding sequence ATGAATATACTATTTTTTATTACGCCTAAAAGTGAAGTTGAATATTTATATGACTATTACACGATAAAGGAAGCTATTGATAAAATTGAAAATAATGACTATACATCTATACCAGTTATAAATGAAAAAGGCCAATATGAATTTACTATAACAGAAGGAGATTTACTCTGGAAGATAAAGTCAAATTATGAAAATAAAAAAAGAGGAGATAAAGTAGAGGTTATAGAAACTTTAACTATTAAAGATATAGACAAATATAATGATTATAAGACTGTATCAGCAAACTCTAACATGGAGAATTTAATAACCTTAGCTACAAATCAAAATTTTATTCCTGTAGTTGATGATCAAAATATATTTATAGGCATTATTAAGCGAAGTGATATTATAGCTTACTTTAATGAGAAGTTAAATTTAGAAAAATCATTAAAAATAAGCTAA
- a CDS encoding C40 family peptidase — protein MFDRKIATAVSITSLGIVLSGTAVFANSKTGTVTASALNIRSGPSTSYSVITNVYKGDKLEILETSNGWYKVKLANGKIGWGSGKYISVSGESDNNTSTTGKTGIVTADALHVRTGPSTSYSKLTKVYQGQSVSIIESSDGWHKIKTPSGHVGWSSGEFISLSGGSTNGGNDNNSNSGSNTDNSLAGKKATITASALNVRSGPSTGYNVIGTTYQGNTVEIITSSNGWHKVKLSNGQVGWVSGQYVSLSGDAGNSGNGGSTETPSKGQKATVTASALNVRSGPSTSNGVIGTVYKGNTVEILENSNGWSKIKTSSGQVGWASSQYLSTSGDSSNNGNSGNTSGGETTNPNKAQAIINLAKAQLGKPYVWGAEGPNAFDCSGLTYYVYGQNGVSLPRTAREQSNVGTTISQSQLQPGDLIFSSTDGSGRVTHVGIYIGNGQMIHAPQEGDVVKVTNSNSSYWQSTFVTAKRVL, from the coding sequence ATTATCAGGAACAGCTGTATTTGCTAATTCAAAGACAGGAACAGTAACGGCTAGTGCGTTAAATATAAGAAGTGGACCATCAACTAGTTATTCTGTAATAACTAATGTTTATAAGGGAGATAAGTTAGAAATATTAGAAACATCAAATGGATGGTATAAAGTTAAGTTAGCAAATGGAAAAATAGGTTGGGGAAGTGGTAAGTATATATCTGTATCTGGAGAATCAGATAATAATACTTCAACAACAGGAAAAACAGGAATAGTAACAGCTGATGCATTACATGTAAGAACAGGGCCATCAACTAGCTACAGTAAGTTAACTAAAGTATACCAAGGTCAAAGTGTTAGTATAATAGAATCATCAGATGGATGGCATAAAATAAAAACTCCAAGTGGACATGTAGGTTGGTCAAGTGGAGAATTTATAAGTTTATCAGGTGGATCAACTAATGGTGGAAACGATAACAACTCAAATTCAGGATCAAATACAGATAATTCATTAGCAGGTAAAAAAGCAACAATAACAGCTAGTGCATTAAATGTAAGAAGTGGGCCATCAACTGGTTATAATGTAATAGGTACAACTTATCAAGGAAATACAGTAGAAATAATAACAAGTTCAAATGGATGGCATAAAGTTAAGTTATCAAATGGACAAGTTGGATGGGTAAGTGGGCAATATGTAAGCTTATCAGGAGATGCTGGAAATAGTGGTAATGGAGGAAGTACTGAAACTCCATCTAAAGGGCAAAAAGCAACAGTAACAGCTAGTGCATTAAATGTAAGAAGTGGGCCATCAACTAGCAATGGTGTAATAGGAACAGTATATAAAGGAAATACAGTTGAAATATTAGAGAATTCAAATGGATGGAGCAAAATAAAAACTTCAAGTGGACAAGTTGGATGGGCTAGTTCTCAATACTTAAGTACATCAGGAGATTCAAGTAATAATGGAAATAGTGGAAACACAAGTGGTGGAGAAACTACAAATCCTAATAAAGCTCAAGCTATAATAAATTTAGCAAAAGCACAACTTGGAAAACCATATGTATGGGGAGCTGAAGGACCAAATGCGTTTGACTGTTCAGGATTAACTTATTATGTATATGGACAAAATGGGGTAAGCTTACCAAGAACAGCAAGAGAACAATCTAACGTAGGGACTACTATAAGTCAATCTCAATTACAACCTGGAGACTTAATATTCTCAAGTACTGACGGTAGCGGTAGAGTTACACATGTAGGTATATATATAGGAAATGGACAAATGATACATGCACCACAAGAAGGAGATGTTGTTAAAGTTACTAACTCTAATTCATCATACTGGCAAAGTACATTTGTAACAGCTAAAAGAGTTTTATAA
- a CDS encoding SoxR reducing system RseC family protein: MKIQKKGLVIYSNENSAKIKIEDSKERIIEVNNNVNAKTGQNVYVEFNVYKLLKLIYIKYIQPILFILLGFFIGDFVSFLLNESSIVYNSIFICILFTISLIYKDYYKEKNKYNKNDKPDIIKII, translated from the coding sequence ATGAAAATACAAAAAAAAGGACTTGTTATATATTCTAATGAAAATAGTGCTAAAATTAAGATTGAAGATTCAAAAGAGCGCATAATAGAAGTTAATAACAATGTAAATGCAAAAACAGGACAGAATGTATATGTTGAATTTAATGTATATAAATTATTAAAATTAATATATATTAAATATATACAACCTATACTTTTTATATTATTAGGTTTTTTTATAGGTGATTTTGTAAGTTTTTTACTAAATGAATCTAGTATAGTATATAATTCAATTTTTATTTGTATATTATTTACTATATCATTAATATATAAAGATTATTATAAAGAAAAAAATAAGTACAATAAAAATGATAAGCCAGATATTATAAAAATAATATAA
- a CDS encoding AI-2E family transporter, giving the protein MRDKKIYLNVVLTVAVSYIIIKLIDNYKYFFNTVELLISLLTPFILAFVLAYIFIPVVNFLENKLKFKRVYALFLTYGVLIFLIGSFIFFTVPIVVSSVADIVSEFPLYASKTQHFFSQIGDSLKNVDPKTLKEVGNKVFSAMPQISNLLIGSLGEIFSTTFSISKFIVQFVLSFIICFYIILEKEKFFSFYKKVLFISVGKKRTEFILNLGHTINENIGKYFAGKVLDSCIVGIISSIGLYFIGSQYALLFGILITFMNMIPYFGPVIGMTPVVIINLFYSPSIALFSLIYLILVQQVEIAFIEPNIVGGQLGLSPFFTILAVTIGGGFFGIPGMILSAPFMGVIKIYLSEFVNKKYNSIKD; this is encoded by the coding sequence TTGAGAGATAAAAAAATTTATTTAAATGTAGTTTTAACTGTGGCAGTTTCTTATATAATTATAAAATTAATAGATAATTATAAATACTTTTTTAATACTGTCGAGCTGTTAATATCATTACTTACACCATTTATATTGGCTTTTGTTTTAGCTTATATATTTATACCTGTAGTAAATTTTTTAGAAAACAAACTTAAATTTAAACGGGTTTATGCTCTGTTTCTAACCTATGGTGTTTTAATATTTTTAATAGGTTCTTTTATATTTTTTACTGTACCAATAGTTGTAAGTAGTGTTGCAGATATAGTTAGTGAATTTCCACTGTATGCTAGTAAAACTCAACACTTTTTTTCTCAAATTGGAGATAGTTTAAAAAATGTTGATCCTAAAACATTAAAAGAAGTAGGAAATAAAGTTTTTTCTGCCATGCCTCAAATAAGCAACTTACTTATTGGATCTTTGGGAGAAATATTCTCTACAACTTTTTCAATCTCCAAATTTATAGTACAATTTGTTTTATCTTTTATAATTTGCTTTTATATAATTCTTGAAAAAGAAAAATTCTTTTCTTTTTATAAAAAAGTTTTATTTATATCTGTTGGTAAAAAAAGAACTGAATTTATACTTAATCTTGGACATACAATAAATGAAAATATAGGTAAATATTTTGCAGGTAAAGTTTTAGACTCCTGTATAGTTGGGATAATATCAAGTATAGGACTTTATTTTATAGGTTCTCAATATGCATTGTTATTTGGAATTTTAATAACTTTTATGAATATGATACCTTACTTTGGTCCAGTAATAGGAATGACACCTGTTGTAATTATAAATTTATTTTATAGTCCAAGTATAGCATTATTCTCTTTAATATATCTAATCCTCGTTCAACAAGTTGAAATAGCTTTTATTGAACCTAATATTGTCGGCGGTCAATTAGGTCTTAGTCCTTTTTTCACAATATTAGCAGTTACTATCGGAGGAGGATTTTTTGGAATACCAGGTATGATATTATCAGCTCCTTTTATGGGAGTTATAAAAATATATTTAAGTGAATTTGTAAATAAAAAATATAATTCTATAAAGGATTAA
- a CDS encoding YitT family protein — MRIELKNIGLVVLGASILAFGSYNFNYQNNITEGGVLGLLLLIKNVLNISPSITSLIIDLSLFIIGTKFFGKYFLIYSILSTVTFSNTYKLCENIGFVVPNLSNNMILASIMAGIGVGIGVGLVVRGGGASGGDDVIALVGSKFTSLKVNHIYLISDGIVLLMSLIYLDFKQIMFSIIAVTISGKIISIIYNDIDDEGKDNDETVLV; from the coding sequence TTGCGGATAGAGTTAAAAAATATAGGGCTTGTTGTTTTAGGGGCATCTATATTAGCATTTGGAAGTTATAACTTCAATTATCAAAATAATATAACAGAAGGGGGAGTGTTGGGATTACTCTTATTAATAAAAAACGTATTAAATATTTCGCCATCCATTACTAGTCTAATAATTGACTTATCTTTATTTATTATAGGAACTAAATTCTTTGGGAAATATTTTCTAATATATTCTATATTGTCTACTGTTACTTTTTCTAATACTTATAAATTATGTGAGAATATAGGATTTGTAGTTCCAAATTTATCAAATAACATGATTTTAGCTAGTATAATGGCGGGAATAGGAGTGGGGATAGGTGTTGGACTTGTTGTAAGAGGAGGAGGAGCATCTGGAGGAGATGATGTAATAGCATTAGTTGGTAGCAAATTTACATCTCTTAAAGTGAATCATATATATTTAATAAGTGATGGAATTGTTTTACTTATGTCACTTATATATTTAGATTTTAAGCAAATTATGTTTTCGATTATAGCAGTAACTATAAGTGGGAAAATAATAAGCATTATATATAACGATATAGATGATGAAGGTAAGGATAATGATGAAACAGTATTAGTATAA